The DNA segment TTGCGATAAAATCATCTAATGCTAATAAAAATTCAATGCTAGTCTTTTCACATGCTTCAGACTGTAATTTCTTATCAAATGATGAAATTAAATTTGCAAGGGGCGCTGAATGTTCGATTTGAGACAAAAAACGTAGTCGGCTATGTGTTTTAGTGAGCCAAGCATGAAGAGCTTCTTGCTGTGGAGTTTCAGTTTGTTGAGAAGTCCCCGGAACGGGCTCATTATCATGCAAGAAGTTTGAAGAAGATGTAGTGCTTTGTGTGCTGGATGTAGTAGTTGATTTCAATGTGGCCCCCTAGTTCATTTATCGGTTATTATCTAAAAGGTCTTTTACTGAATCTTTTCTATATTATCGCCTTCTTAACTTACCTATTTTCCAATTTAATGCAGTGTAACAATTTTTTTTATGTAACGAAAGATCTTTTTTTGGATTAAAAGATTACATATATGTAATCTTTCTTGAGCTTTTAACACCAAAAAATGATTTAATTTTATCAAAAAAATAATTTTTTATCTATTTAATTAAAAAATATAGCTTAAAGAAATAAATAAGAAAATAATTAGGGAACAACTACTATAAAAAGAGTGAAGTGACTCCCACCTAATAAGACTTAAAAATCTCAACAAATAATTTCAAGATAAACCAAACTTGTCTTTTAATATCATTTTGGATAGTTTTATGGGAAAAGGTGGTTTTATCTTAAGCAATGAAATAGTAAGCTTCCAAGCATTGCACTATTTTATAATTTTTTTATTTGCATAAAATTAATGATTTTTCACATACATTTGTATGGATTTTTTTAGGAAAAATTCATTTATACTCTCTCATGGGAGGAGTGAAATATGGAACATTCAAGATAGATTGCAATTTTTTATATAAAATATCCATGCATTAAAAATACTTTGTTTGGCAATTGTATATGAAAGATGTTTATAACAAAGTATTGTATTTGTAATTATACTAATAATGAATAGATTGTTTTTTAAGCCTGTCAATTGAAAATTAATGGATATTAAAAAAAATCAAGACAAATAAGGAGTATAAAATGCTAAAAGAAAGTATTTTAAATAATTTAAGTAATCTCAATATAAATTACTTTGAAAAGGATATTCGATTAAATTATACAGGATGTAATGATTCAACTGCTGAATATGCAAGCCTTGATTCCCCTCAACAAATCATCCATAAATCCGATTATGATTTAATTTGGAAAGATTCTTCAGCGGAATCCTTTCGAACAACCGATCAAGAAGTCATATCTGGAAAACCGCAAATTAATCATTTAGAGTCAATTCAAGTAGCGGGTGGAATGAAGGATTTTCTTATTACCAAAACAAGCCTTCTGGATGATAACGACAAGGTTGTGGGGATTATTGGATGCAATATTTGCGTAAGTGGATTTACCCTAGCCAAAAAGGAAGGTTATTTTAACTTGGAAGAACAACGTTTATATTTAGGAAAGGCGTTTGGAGATCAAAATCTGACCAGAAGACAGCTGGATGTGTTTAAATGTATTCTTCATGCCTTTACTACTCCTGAGATAGCGCTTTATTTAAAAATATCAACGGCTACCGTTCGTTCGATCATCAGGGATTTGAAAAATAAACTTCAGTGCCGATCTAAAGCTGAAATCGTGTTAATAGCTATTAAGAATGGATGGACTTTTCTTATCAATGAAAAAGTATGCCTACCTAAAAATCTTGGAGCGACATCATGATGCAAACTCATCCTTTAGAAAAATTATTTCATGGAAAACCGTTATATTTAGAGGACAAAAAGGAAATAGAAAATTTTTTTGCAAGTCACTCTAGAAAGAAACCACTATTATTTACGAAAAAAAACAATTTGGAAAAGAAAATTTTTGAAAAATATATAAAAAACATCAATTTAAAGGAATTTAATGCCAATTTTTTTGATAACTGCCTACTTTTCTTAAAGAAAGATTTAAATACTGAAGAAGAAGAAAAACTAAAAAATTTTAAAATTCTTAATTATCTTATTGAATCGATCGAGTGTGAAAGTAATCTTAAAAACAAATTACTTAATGAAATAAGTGAAATGGAAATATTTAAGAAATTTAAGGATTCAGAGAAGAAAGAATTTATAAATTTAATAATAAACTTCTCTTCCGAAATAAATGCCTACAATAATACTATTTAATTAAATAGTATTTACAATACCTTAATAATGATTCTATCAAGGTATTTTTTTACTTATAAAATAATAATAAAATGCAACGGAACAATAAAAAAATAACTCTGTTATTCCCAATTAGTCTTATTCTTTACGAATTACCACTGTACTTTTCTAATAACCTTTTTTTGCCGGCTTTACCCGAAGTAACCAAAAATTTGCAAGTAACTAATGCTATAGGTCAATTGAGTATTGCCTACTGGTTTCTAGGTGCTTCATTATTTCAAGTCTTTTTAGAACCGTTATCTGATCATTACGGACGAAAAAATATATTATTGGGCGGGGGTGTTCTCTTTGTCTTCGCAACCTTACTCTGTGGTTTAACCCATTATATTATTTGGTTTCTTATTGGTAGATTTTTTCAAGGATGTGTCGTCAGCAGTATTTTAGTAACAGGATACGCTGCTATTCGTGAGATCATGGAAAGAGAACAAGCAGTTAAAACTATTTCCTGGATGACTAGCATCGCTATCTTAGCACCTGCTTTAGGGCCCTTATTAGGGAGCTTGTTACTACAACGGATGAATTGGAGAGAGTTATTCATTGCTCTAAGCGCTTTTACAGTCCTGAATTTGTATTTATTGTATACGTTTATGCCTGATAGTAGAGCTAGTTCAGAAAGGCTGAAGTTAGAAAAAATATTTTTTAATTACCGAACGATTTTTACTAATTTTCAATTTTGGACCTATACTTTATTTTTTTGTTTCTTATTTGCTAGTTTGATAGCCTGGAATACCTTAAGTCCTTTTTATTTGATGGATTATTTAAAACTTAACCTCATTCAGTTCGGTTTTGTGCAGCTATTAGTTTATGGTTCTTTTATTGTCGGTATTTATTTAAAACGGCTATTAATATACCCGATAGAAGAAATTCTTAAGCGCGGATTATTTTTGACGATAATCTATTTTATTTTAAGTTTGTTTACCTTAATCCATTCACCTTCACATTTATTTTGGGTGGTGGGGAGTGTTTTGCTGTTTTGCATGAGCACCGGACTTATTTTCAACGCATTGCATCGTAAAGCAATTGAGATCCCTAAAGTACCTATGGGCACAATCATATCTGTATTTTCTATCACGATGAATTTATTTGGATTTTTAGGAAGTTTAGTTGCTAGAAGCTTTAATATTTGATTTAAAATTATTTACTACATTTAATTTTTGTCTTAATAGCTCATGCAGAAGGCTAGATAAGAAAAATTGCAAAGAAGTGGGCGTCACTGGTGTACTTCATAAGTCATTTAAAAAATATATTCATATCATCATTGATTTTAGATAAATAAAAAATAGTATTTAGATGTATATATTATTTTTAACTTTTTTTAATACTGTGTTATTTGACAATAACTATTATGTTTTAAAAAAATAATAAGCTTTAATGTTCTAAAAAATTACGTCAACAAGAAACCTGGCTATAAGTAAAGAATCAAATTGTGTTGGGATTATTCTCGTTATGTTCCCGTTTGATGAGGAACAGTTGATGATAGCAGGATGAAAGTAGACTTTTCTACTATAGCGGCATCGCATTTAAAATAGCAGCATTAGTTAAAACTGATAGGCAATGCCAAATACAATTTGGTAATTTCTATTTTCAATTCCTGCACAACTAGAACAATTCAGGGATATGCCATTTACGGTAGTTCTGCCTCTCCCCAGGGTATATCTATTCCATATCCATTCACTAAAAAATTTCATCTGTGGTGTTATATAGTAACCAATATTTGCTCTTGCTGAATAATATTTAGAACTATGTGTTTTTTCTATAAAGTTTAATTGACGTAGATAATGCTCATCATTATCCATAGCTAAAACCCATGGACTATATTTTAATAAGGTATTAAATTCCCAATTTTTATATTTATATTGAATTTTACCACCAATATAAGGAACACTTAGTTTTTGTTTATATGCTATACCAGGTATCGGTGGGAACTCACCTTTTTCCTGCCCATTATTATAATCATAATATCCGCCAATTGCTGTCC comes from the Rickettsiella endosymbiont of Rhagonycha lignosa genome and includes:
- a CDS encoding LuxR C-terminal-related transcriptional regulator, whose amino-acid sequence is MLKESILNNLSNLNINYFEKDIRLNYTGCNDSTAEYASLDSPQQIIHKSDYDLIWKDSSAESFRTTDQEVISGKPQINHLESIQVAGGMKDFLITKTSLLDDNDKVVGIIGCNICVSGFTLAKKEGYFNLEEQRLYLGKAFGDQNLTRRQLDVFKCILHAFTTPEIALYLKISTATVRSIIRDLKNKLQCRSKAEIVLIAIKNGWTFLINEKVCLPKNLGATS
- a CDS encoding MFS transporter — protein: MQRNNKKITLLFPISLILYELPLYFSNNLFLPALPEVTKNLQVTNAIGQLSIAYWFLGASLFQVFLEPLSDHYGRKNILLGGGVLFVFATLLCGLTHYIIWFLIGRFFQGCVVSSILVTGYAAIREIMEREQAVKTISWMTSIAILAPALGPLLGSLLLQRMNWRELFIALSAFTVLNLYLLYTFMPDSRASSERLKLEKIFFNYRTIFTNFQFWTYTLFFCFLFASLIAWNTLSPFYLMDYLKLNLIQFGFVQLLVYGSFIVGIYLKRLLIYPIEEILKRGLFLTIIYFILSLFTLIHSPSHLFWVVGSVLLFCMSTGLIFNALHRKAIEIPKVPMGTIISVFSITMNLFGFLGSLVARSFNI